The following is a genomic window from Amphiura filiformis chromosome 4, Afil_fr2py, whole genome shotgun sequence.
aatatctgaaatatccaaattatcctaatgactcataataataggaaaaatatcagaaatatccaaaatatcctaattagccataataatatccaaaatatctaaaatatccaaattatccaaaatagccctaataatatccaaattatctaaatatccatatatctgaaatatccaaattatcctaatgacccataataacaggaaacttcagaaatatcctaattagccataataatatccaaaatatctaaaatatccaaattatccaaaatagccctaacaatatccaaattatctaaaatatccaaatatatgaaatatccaaattatcctaatgacccataataggagaaatatccaaattatcctaattagccataataatatccaaaatatctaaaatatccaaattattcaaaatagccctaataatatccaaattatctaaaatatcaaaatatctgaaatatccaaattatcctaatgacccataataataggaaaaatatcagaaatatccaaaatatcctaattagccataataatatccaaaatatccaaattatccaaaatagccctaataatatccaaattatctaaaatatccaaatatctgaaatatccaaattatcctaatgacccataataataggaaacttcagaaatatccaaaatatcctaattagccctaataatatccaaaatatctaaaatatccaaattatccaaaatagccctaataatatccaaattatataaaatatcaaaatatctgaaatatccaaattatcctaatgacccataataataggaaaaatatccaaaatatcctaattagccataataatatccaaaatatctaaaatatccaaattatccaaaatagccctaataatatcccaattatctaaaatatccaaatatcggaaatatccaaattatcataatgacccataataataggaaaaataccagaaatatccaaaatatcctaattagccataataatatccaaaatatctaaaatatccaaattatccaaaatagccctaataatatccaaattatctaaaatatccaaatatctgaaatatccaaattatcctaatgacccataataggagaaatatccaaattatcctaattagccataataatatccaaaatatctaaaatatccaaattattcaaaatagccctaataatatccaaattatctaaaatatcaaaatatctgaaatatccaaattatcctaatgacccataataataggagaaatatccaaaatagcctaattagccataataatatccaaaatatctaaaatatccaaattatccaaaatagccctaataatatccaaattatctaaaatatccaaatatctaaaatatctaaaTATCCTAATGACCcacaataatatgaaaaatatcagaaatatccaaattatcctaattagccataataatatccaaaatatctaaaatatccaaattatccaaaatagccctaataatatcctaaatagccataataatatccaaaatatctaaaatatcctaatatctgaaatatccaaattatcctaattagccataataatatccaaattatccaaaatagccctaataatatccaaattatctaaaatatccaaatatctcaaatatccaaattatcctaattagccataataatatccaaaatatctaaaatatcataattagccataatatctaaaatatccaaatatctgaaatatataaatatccataatatccttgataatatccaaattatctaaaaataatatccaaatatccaaaatatcagtaggtccaactattatccaaattatccataatatcctttaataatatccaaatatcttaaatatctaaATAGCTTAATAGCCGAagctaattggatatttgtctggataatttagatagttacaatcccgcaccttaaTGCAACTGACGGCGCGCGCGATAGGAAACGTACGAAATTCGAGTGATATGTGTTTTTGTAGTCACCTCTTTAAACCCGCACAACATAAGAAAGCAATCTTAACATCATTatccttttatgaaaatatactGGCTATATGTTACTTTCGAACATGCATTGgcataatattgaaaaaaatattattaaaccagtgaaatttggacaaaaaatgGAGAGAATACCTGCCGTTTTAACaaacttttaataaaatttgcTTACATTTCCTGAAATAATAGGTAAAGTCATGAAATCTATTATTGCTGGAAAGGTTTTGAAGTAAGTAAGTTAGTAGCAtgaagaaaattttattttatgcatGCTATGGAGTCATAAAAACCATTCTAAACAGAGGCACTAGCACAATTTCTTtgagattttgataaaaacaGCGATGTGTAAAGAACGCGGGCTGTTGTGGTCGATAAAAACAGTTGATTACAAGCACGTCCGCAATACGTCAATAAGTATACTCACTAGTCGCAGCTGAAATCATTTACAGATTATCTGTATCCCTGTTTACACCCACGTTTCTCATTTTGAGTAGCAAGCCACGTACAACTTCATCATGGTTCAACAAAAGAAGGCAGCTGCCAAGAAGCCAGCAGCTCACCCAACATACCTTGTCATGGTACAAGCAGCCATTGTAGCTCTCAAGGAGAGAGGTGGTTCATCAGCTCAGAAGATCAAGAGCTACATTGCCGCCAACTACAAGGTCGACCCAGCTAAGATGAAGGCTCCTCTTAAGGCCGCCCTTAAGAAAGGAGTTGCCAGCGGTGCCCTCGTGCAGGCCTCTGGCAAGGGAGCAAGCGGTAAATTCAAGCTTGGCAAGACGACCGACTCTGCAAAGAAAGCTAAGGCCGCAGAACGCCGCAAGGCTGCCAAGGCCAAGGCTGCAGCAAAGAGAAAGGCGAAGCGTGAGGCTAAGAAGCAGAAGGCTGCTGCAAAGAAGGCTGCTGCCAAGGCCAAGAAGGCAGCAAAGAAGGCCGCGAAGAAGGCAAAGAAGCCCAAGAAGGCAGCAAAGAAGGCAAAGAAGCCAGCCAAGAAGGCAGCAAAGAAGCCAGCAAAGAAAGCAGCAAAGAAGCCAGCAAAGAAGGCGGCAAAGAAGCCAGCTAAGAAGGCAGCAAAGAAGCCAGCAAAGAAGGCAGCACCCAAGAAGAAGTAAAAAGCTTAAATCAAGCAAACCAAAAGGCTCTTTTAAGGGCCACCCAAATGTTCAAAAAAGAGATAATGAGTTTTGTGTTATAAACATTGTATTGCTTTTTAAGTATCAAAACAAAAGGGGTTATTTTAACCTACCCCATAGTTGATAttataaccatgttaacatgggTAAGTAAGAACGTATGTTTcctttatttgttattatttacgAAGCATCAACGCTAGGTACTGATCTCAAATGGAATCCATGTTAATTTTGCTCCTAACAACGATTAAACACATGTTAAATTCAAATGTGCAAACAATGCAAGTTACAATGTGGCGCTAAATTCTCACCAATAGCGCGAAACATTGTTCTACTAATGTAAACCAATCTATTATTACTCCATTTACCGATATCTTAAATTGATCACAATATAGCCAATATTGATCCCGGCCCTGGCACTATAGTGGGTACGAATGATTGCTCAAAATATCGCGGGTATTTTTGGACCGGTAGCGTGGACCGCGAAATCGTTGAAATATAGGGTCTTTAAATAATCAAAGTCGCACTACCCGCAATATAAATAAACCTAAAGGGGGTACTTGCGTATGCATATCAAATAGGATTTCGGAGAAATTTCAGAAAAACACACTTTGCCACGTATCAATCTAAAAATCTTCGTAAATAAAAGTGCTTTCGTCAGGACTGACCCCGCTCCCTCCCCGTAAGTGTGGAAAGTTATAATTGCAACCATCAAGATCACTTTGACCGATATTATAActattttttttcacaaacataatCGGGTTTTTGGCCCCCTCCCCCTACCGAAAGGACTTACGTTTGTAGAACTTaattgaacttttggtttgttcccttaggttCTATAAACTTTCATTGAAAGGAGGTGTTTTAAATTCAATTCAATAAAAACCTAAAAAGAGGTAtcttttttgaataattttgtctTCGATTTTGCatgaaggaggggggggggggtaatttaatGACAAATTCCTTGCAAAAAAAATATGCAACAAATTGAAGAACGGTCATGGTTACCCGCTATAGTTTTGAATTAGGGGTGGGCGGGTTATCATGCTATTGATTTGCTGATCGTGTGCAACGCTTGTCAAACCGTGCCACCTATGTACTGATACAAAATGCTATGACAACGTATTTTTACAAGATAAGAACCAAAGTAATAGTGAAGTGTCATTTTGCCTGATGCGTGGTAGC
Proteins encoded in this region:
- the LOC140149805 gene encoding histone H1-beta, late embryonic-like, yielding MVQQKKAAAKKPAAHPTYLVMVQAAIVALKERGGSSAQKIKSYIAANYKVDPAKMKAPLKAALKKGVASGALVQASGKGASGKFKLGKTTDSAKKAKAAERRKAAKAKAAAKRKAKREAKKQKAAAKKAAAKAKKAAKKAAKKAKKPKKAAKKAKKPAKKAAKKPAKKAAKKPAKKAAKKPAKKAAKKPAKKAAPKKK